From the genome of Symphalangus syndactylus isolate Jambi chromosome 7, NHGRI_mSymSyn1-v2.1_pri, whole genome shotgun sequence, one region includes:
- the SPINK9 gene encoding serine protease inhibitor Kazal-type 9, whose amino-acid sequence MRATAIVLLLALTLATMFSIECAKQTKQMVDCSHYKKLPPGQQRFCHHMYDPICGSDGKTYKNDCFFCSQVKKTDGKLKFVHFGKC is encoded by the exons ATGAGAGCAACAGCCATTGTCCTACTCTTGGCTCTGACACTTGCAACCATGTTCA gTATAGAATGTGCCAAGCAGACGAAACAGATG GTTGACTGCAGTCATTATAAAAAGCTACCACCAGGACAACAGAGATTTTGTCATCACATGTATGATCCAATTTGTGGATCTGATGGCAAAACTTATAAAAATGATTGTTTCTTCTGTTCTCAAGTTAA GAAAACTGACGGCAAACTTAAATTTGtacattttggaaaatgttaa